A segment of the Deltaproteobacteria bacterium genome:
TTCTTCACGCCGGTTTTGACTTTGATGACCGTGTCGTGGTCGGGGTTCATCGCGGTCAATTCTTCGGAATGCGACAGGACGATCTTCACCGGCCGGCTAGCGCGCTTGGCGAGGAAGTAACAAATGGGCAACTCACCGGCGCCGCTCTTGCCGCCGAAGTCGGCGCCGACGTGAACGGCTTGCAGATGAATATCACTCGGTTTGATGCCCACCGCTTTAGCAAACTGGGCGCGGGTGCCAAACGGTCCCTTGGTCGAAGCCCACGCGTGCACAGTGCCGTCACCGTCGATCTTGACCAAAAACGACTGCGGCTCGAGATAACCTTGATGGTGCATCGGCATGCGAAACGTGTGTTCGAGGACGAGATCCGCATCGGCGAATCCTTTTTCGATATCGCCCTTACCCCAGGTGAGCTTGTTGACGATGTTGCCGCCGGCCGGCGCCATGATGTCGGCCGGCGCGCCGTCATAGGCGGGCGCGTTGTCGTGCAGCACCGGCGCGCCAGGCTTGATCGCATCGACGACGTCGAAGACGGCGGGCAACTCTTCATATTCCACTTCAATCAAACTGACGGCTTCCTCGGCGGCGTCTTTGTCCTGCGCCGCCACCGCGGCGACCCGGTCGCCGACGAAACGGACTTTGTCCCAACAGAGGACCGGTATGTCGCGAATGCTTTTGCCTTGGTAATGCTCAGGCTCGTCCTTGCCGGTGACAACGGCTTTGACGCCGGGCACTTTCAGAGCTTTGGAAACATCGATGCTCTTGATGCGCGCGTGCGGGTAGGGGCTGCGCAAAATCCTGCCCCAGAGCGCGTCGCGAAAATGGACGTCGGCGCCGTAGATGGCGCGGCCGCTGACTTTGTCCGCGCCTTCAACCCGGCCGACGGCGGCGCCGATGATTGAGGATTCTCTTGCCATGCGAGATTCTCCTTCTGTAATTGGCTAACCTGGGTTATGAAGAGTAAGTAAAATGTTGCACCACGAAGGCGCGGAGAGCACGAAGTTCGGAAAAGGTTCTTTTGAGTTTCCCTGCTTCGTGTTCTTCATGCCTCACTTCGTGGTGAAGGTTTCTTATGCTCCACTCCGCCCATTGCCGCGCTTGCAAAGTGCGCGTGCGTGAATTGCTCGCTGCCATTTACGGCGATTGCCAGGTCAATCGCGGTTTCGAGTGGCCGTCGCAACCGCAAGGCTACGCGCACACGCTGATCGGCGCGCCATTGCAGCAGATCGCCGATGCGCTAGGAAACCTGCGCGGCCACCGCGACTACATCAAAAGTCCAACCATGCCACCCTGCGACTATTTTATTGCCGACCCGGGTTTTATCTTAGAATTCGACGAGAGCCAACACTTTTCTTGGCCGCGGCTAATAACGCTGGCGCAATATCCGCAGGACCTCCAGGTTGGGTATTCGATCTCGCGCTGGCAAACGCTGTGCCGGCAGATCGCCGCGGTCGACAACACGCCGCTGGATCGCGACGAGCGGCGCGCGTGGTACGATACCCTGCGCGATTTGCTGCCTATCATTCATGGGTTTCGGCCGACGGTGCGGCTCTATGCGGGCGATTTCCAGTGGTGTGCGCTGGACCCGGGAAACGCGGCGGATCGGGCGACTTTCGCGGCTCGTTGTGAATCGAGGCTTTGAGCTTTGGGAGCGCCGTGCCCCTTGATACCGTCCCCGCGGACTTATTCAGAGAGTCGCATGTAGGAAAAGGCGATCAGGTGACATCGAGGGAGGGATTGAAAGTTCTCAGTTCATGGTTATCTTTGACTTTAAATGGCGGAGCCTAACTATTATCAAACCCTCGGTTTACAGCGCGGCGCATCGAACGATGACATCCGCAAGGCTTATCGTAAACTGGCACGCAAGTACCATCCCGACGTCAATCCCGGCAACAAAGAGGCGGAGGCCAAGTTCAAAGAGCTGTCAGTCGCCTACGATGTCCTAGGCGACGATAATAAACGTAAGCTGTACGACGAGTTCGGTGCGGCCGGCCTAGCTGCGGGCTTCGACCCAGCGCAAGCGCGCCGCTATCAGCAAGCGCAGCAGCAGTGGTCGCGGCAGGGAATGGGCAATGGCGACGAATTCTCACCCGAGGGCTTCGGTGACTTGTTCAGTCATATCTTTAGCGGCGGCATGCATGGCGCGCGTGGTCCCGCACGCGGGTCCGATATTGAGTCGACGATAGATATCGACTTTCTCGACGCCGTGCGCGGTTTTCAAACTGCGCTCTCTTTGCAACGGGCGGTCAGCTGCGAGAGCTGCCACGGCAGCGGCAAGAAAGGCAGAGCCGATTGTCCGACTTGTGCCGGCACGGGGCGGCTGGTGCGCTCCGATACCTTGCGAGTTAACATCCCGCCTGGCGCCGAGCCAGGCAAGAAGATTCGTCTGCGCGGCAAAGGGCAGGCTGGTCTACGAGGCGCGCCGGCCGGCGACCTATACTTAACACCGCGGATTCGACCGCACCCGTTGTTCACGCGCTCAGGTCCGGACCTCATGATGGATTTACCGATCACTGTCGGCGAAGCGTTGCGCGGTTCCACCATCGATGTGCCCACGCCCAGCGGCACTATCAATGTGAAGGTACCTGCGGGCGCGCAAAACGGTCAGCAACTCCGTATCAAAGGCAAGGGTGTCGCGGCCCACGGCCAAACCGCGGCGGGCGACCTCTACCTGCGCCTGATGGTTCGGGTGCCGCAGGGGGCGCTTGCCAGCGATGTCGTGGACAAGATCGATGCGGCCTACGCCGCCGACGTGCGCAAAGATCTGCGCTTATAGTCGTTCCGTGTCCGCTATCAAAAAAATCGATGACTTGTTGCTACCGTGGCGTGGCTGACGTTAGACTGAACCTGTGAAAAAAGTCCTCGCGATTATCTTGGGCGGCGGTCAGGGGAGCCGCCTCTATCCGCTAACAAAATTGCGGGCCAAGCCGGCGGTGCCGCTGGGCGCCAAGTATCGGCTGATCGACATTCCGATCAGTAACTGCATCAATTCCGAAATCCAAAAAATTTACGTGCTGACCCAGTTTAATTCGGCGTCGCTCAACCGCCACATTACGCGGACCTATGCGATGGCTGGCGCCGGTTTCTCCCAAGGCTTTGTCGAAGTGTTGGCGGCGCAGCAGACCTCTGAAAAATCCACCTGGTTCGAAGGCACCGCCGATGCCGTCCGTAAGTACGGCAACCTGTTCGCCGAATGGAGCATGGATCAGTATCTGATCCTCTCCGGCGATCATCTTTACCGCATGAACTACGCCGATTTCGTTCAGCACCATCAAAAGACCAAGGCCGATCTTACCTTGTCGGTGGTGGCCGTCGATGAAAGCCGCGCCTCGGAATTTGGCTTGATGAAAATCGACCAGAACGGTCGCGTGACTGCGTTCAGTGAGAAGCCGACAGGGGAAGCACTCAAAGCGATGGCAGTGGACACCACGGTGCTGGGTCTCTCGCCGCAGGAGGCTCGCGCGAAGCCCTACATCGCTTCCATGGGCATCTATGTCTTCGAGAAGCAGGTGATGCACGATTTGCTGAGCGAAAAGGTTGAACGCACCGATTTCGGCAAAGAGATCATTCCCGCGGCCATCGAGCGGCACAAGGTGCAGGCTTATTTGTTCAACGACTACTGGGAGGACATCGGCACTATCGAGGCCTTTTACGACGCCAATCTGGCGCTCACCAAGCAGCCAGAGCCACTGTTTAGTTTCTATGATGAAAAAGCACCGATCTACACTCGCGAGCGCCATCTGCCACCGACCAAGCTGCTCGACAGCCACGTGATGGAGTCGATGGTGGGCGAGGGCTGCCTTTTGCGAGAATGCACCGTGAAGAAATCGGTCATCGGCGTGCGCTCGCGCATCGAAAGCGGCTCTGTGATCGACAGCGCTTTGCTGATGGGCTCGGATTTCTATGAGTCGCCGGTGGAACGTTTTCGCTTGCTGGAAAGCGGCGGTATTCCGCTGGGAGTCGGGAGCAACTCGACGGTCAAGAAAACCATCGTCGATAAAAATGCCCGCATCGGTCGCAACGTCCGGATTGTCAACAAAGACGGGGTTAGCGAGGGTGGCCGCGAGGCAGAAGGGTTCCTCATCAAGAGCGGTATCGTGGTCGTCATTAAGGACGCCACGATTCCAGACGGCACGATCATTTGATAGTCGAGTCGTGATCGGCGCCGGCCGCGCCAGCGGTAGTTTTGCGCAGGGTACCCGCGACCATTTTGTACTCGAACAAGCGACACTCCAAGGCGCCGTTGAACAGCGGCGTGCGCTTCGACACCGCTAGGCGGATCAGTTTGGGCAAGCGCATATCGGCGCTCAGGAAATAGGCTCGCCAGCCCGTGAACTGCTTTTTTAGCAAGTCGCCCAGCTTGGGGTAGAACTCGGCAAGTTGCTGCTGCTCGCCCAGGCGCACGCCATAGGGCGGGTTAGTAACGATGATGCCTTCCGGTGCGGGCGCGGTAAGCGACAGAGCGTCGGCCTGCTTGAGCTTGACGCACTCGCTTAAACCGGCGCGCGCGAGATTGGCGCGCGCAGCTTTGAGCACCCGGGCGTCGATGTCGCTGCCGAAGATTGCCAGAGGGCGCTTTGGCTGCTGCCGCGCTGTGGTTTGCCGCTGCAATTCCCGCCAGTGTTGCTCGTCGAAATTTCGCAATTTCTCAAAAGCAAATTCGCGCCCTAGCCCAGGCGCGATGTCGAGCGCCATGGTTGCCGCTTCGACTAGAATCGTCCCGCTGCCACACATCGGATCGAGCAGCGGCAGGTCCGGCGTCCAACCTGCTAGGCGCAATATCCCCGCCGCGAGATT
Coding sequences within it:
- a CDS encoding J domain-containing protein, with product MAEPNYYQTLGLQRGASNDDIRKAYRKLARKYHPDVNPGNKEAEAKFKELSVAYDVLGDDNKRKLYDEFGAAGLAAGFDPAQARRYQQAQQQWSRQGMGNGDEFSPEGFGDLFSHIFSGGMHGARGPARGSDIESTIDIDFLDAVRGFQTALSLQRAVSCESCHGSGKKGRADCPTCAGTGRLVRSDTLRVNIPPGAEPGKKIRLRGKGQAGLRGAPAGDLYLTPRIRPHPLFTRSGPDLMMDLPITVGEALRGSTIDVPTPSGTINVKVPAGAQNGQQLRIKGKGVAAHGQTAAGDLYLRLMVRVPQGALASDVVDKIDAAYAADVRKDLRL
- a CDS encoding glucose-1-phosphate adenylyltransferase; this translates as MKKVLAIILGGGQGSRLYPLTKLRAKPAVPLGAKYRLIDIPISNCINSEIQKIYVLTQFNSASLNRHITRTYAMAGAGFSQGFVEVLAAQQTSEKSTWFEGTADAVRKYGNLFAEWSMDQYLILSGDHLYRMNYADFVQHHQKTKADLTLSVVAVDESRASEFGLMKIDQNGRVTAFSEKPTGEALKAMAVDTTVLGLSPQEARAKPYIASMGIYVFEKQVMHDLLSEKVERTDFGKEIIPAAIERHKVQAYLFNDYWEDIGTIEAFYDANLALTKQPEPLFSFYDEKAPIYTRERHLPPTKLLDSHVMESMVGEGCLLRECTVKKSVIGVRSRIESGSVIDSALLMGSDFYESPVERFRLLESGGIPLGVGSNSTVKKTIVDKNARIGRNVRIVNKDGVSEGGREAEGFLIKSGIVVVIKDATIPDGTII
- a CDS encoding class I SAM-dependent RNA methyltransferase, with the protein product MERFFATCPRGLELVLVDELRQLRAEKVHAVGGGVEFIGNFALCYRVNLESRIASRVLWRVGSASYAGEDDIYRTAFALPWTQYFDPARTIRIDVSATKSPLTSLNFVTLKIKDAICDKIRRLSNQRPSVDTRAPDIPIQAHLTDRGFTLYIDTTGEPLFKRGQRGATGAAPLRENLAAGILRLAGWTPDLPLLDPMCGSGTILVEAATMALDIAPGLGREFAFEKLRNFDEQHWRELQRQTTARQQPKRPLAIFGSDIDARVLKAARANLARAGLSECVKLKQADALSLTAPAPEGIIVTNPPYGVRLGEQQQLAEFYPKLGDLLKKQFTGWRAYFLSADMRLPKLIRLAVSKRTPLFNGALECRLFEYKMVAGTLRKTTAGAAGADHDSTIK